One region of Asterias rubens chromosome 5, eAstRub1.3, whole genome shotgun sequence genomic DNA includes:
- the LOC117290026 gene encoding protein pelota homolog codes for MKLVSRDLEKDGAGQVTLVPEESEDMWHAFNLVRSGDSLRSTTVRKVTTESSTGSSSSSRVRTMLTISVEDVDFDVLACVLRVKGRNIQENQYVKMGAYHTLDLELNRKFTLAKQLWDVIDLERIEMACDIAQSADVAAVVMQEGLALICLVTPSMTVVRAKVEHNIPRKRKGSCSQHDKSLLRFYEAVMQAILRHINFDVVKCVLVASPGFVKDQFCEYMFQEAIKLETKVLLENKPKFLQVHSSSGHKHALKEVLSNPAVSARLSDTKAAGEVKALDSFYQMLQNEPDRAFYGANQVEMANDGLAIETLLISDQLFRSQDIAQRKRYVTLVESVRENGGDVKLFSSLHVSGEQLTQLTGVAAILRFPMPDIDELSEDESSSDEE; via the exons ATGAAGCTGGTCAGCAGAGATCTTGAGAAAGACGGAGCAGG GCAAGTGACCCTAGTCCCTGAGGAGTCAGAGGACATGTGGCACGCTTTTAACCTCGTCCGCTCCGGTGACAGTCTGAGGTCAACCACGGTGAGAAAGGTCACCACGGAGTCTTCGACTGGaagtagcagcagcagcagagtGCGCACCATGCTGACCATTTCAGTTGAGGATGTGGACTTTGACGTGCTGGCTTGCGTGCTGCGAGTCAAGGGACGTAATATACAAGAGAACCAATATGTTAag ATGGGGGCCTACCATACActagatttagaacttaatcGGAAGTTCACTCTTGCCAAGCAGTTATGGGATGTGATTGATCTGGAAAGGATAG AAATGGCATGTGACATCGCACAGAGTGCAGATGTCGCCGCTGTGGTGATGCAAGAGGGGTTAGCTCTAATATGTCTGGTCACCCCTAGCATGACAGTGGTACGGGCCAAGGTGGAGCACAATATACCGCGGAAACGCAAGGGCTCATGCTCGCAGCACGACAAGTCTTTGTTACGCTTCTACGAGGCTGTAATGCAAGCAATACTAAGGCACATCAACTTTGACG TTGTTAAATGTGTGCTTGTTGCAAGTCCTGGCTTCGTGAAG GATCAGTTTTGTGAATACATGTTCCAAGAGGCAATCAAACTTGAAACCAAAGTACTCCTGGAGAACAAGCCAAAGTTCCTTCAAGTGCATTCCTCATCCGGGCATAAACACGCACTCAAAG AGGTGTTATCCAACCCAGCGGTTTCAGCGAGGTTATCTGACACCAAGGCGGCAGGTGAAGTCAAGGCGCTGGATTCCTTCTATCAGATGTTGCAGAATGAACCAGACAGGGCTTTCTATGG AGCGAACCAAGTGGAGATGGCTAATGATGGCCTGGCTATAGAAACACTACTCATCAGTGATCAACTCTTCAG GTCTCAGGATATTGCACAAAGGAAGCGATATGTGACATTAGTTGAGAGTGTCCGGGAAAACGGAGGAGACGTCAAACTATTTTCCAGTCTCCACGTCTCAGGAGAAC AACTCACACAGTTGACTGGAGTAGCAGCTATTTTAAGATTTCCAATGCCAGACATTGACGAGTTGAGTGAAGATGAGTCCAGCTCTGATGAAGAGTGA
- the LOC117290030 gene encoding peroxisomal sarcosine oxidase-like isoform X2 → MMMPECFETWARLEQEVGTKLYRNVGLLSVNGPPYKDYNHRGGNLQDMNKPIELLTARQVCQRWPGFSFQPEMKAFVDPSGGVLYADRCLKALQTMVVKQGAIIREEEKVLQIIPGKHVTIITDRGRYTAKSVVLTPGSWASQLLRPLGLYPPLKLTRIKVCYWSEKQPGMLSNYPCFYFLSGKFEIYGLPTSAEYPGLFKVCNHRGQDFTDPEETRTDYTEDIDQLKEFIKTHVPGLVPEPAIIENCIYTSTPNEEIILDRHPDHPNIIVGCGFSGHGFKLAPVVGKILSELATGEKPSYAQLPLRLQIFQKPGATAKL, encoded by the exons ATGATGATGCCGGAATGCTTCGAGACGTGGGCACGACTCGAACAAGAAGTAGGCACCAAACTCTACAG AAATGTGGGTCTTTTGTCTGTAAATGGACCTCCTTACAAGGATTACAACCACCGCGGAGGTAACTTACAAGACATGAACAAACCCATTGAGCTGCTTACAGCTCGGCAGGTCTGCCAACGCTGGCCTGGCTTCTCATTCCAGCCTGAAATGAAGGCATTCGTGGACCCGTCAGGTGGGGTGCTGTATGCTGACCGGTGTCTCAAAGCTCTACAG ACCATGGTCGTGAAACAAGGAGCTATCATtcgagaagaagaaaaagtgtTGCAAATAATCCCCGGAAAACATGTGACCATCATAACAGACAGAGGGCGGTATACGGCTAAGAGCGTTGTTCTCACCCCGGGCTCATGGGCATCTCAGTTGCTGAGACCATTGGGACTTTACCCTCCCCTGAAG CTAACGAGGATTAAAGTTTGTTACTGGTCGGAAAAGCAGCCAGGAATGTTGTCCAACTACCCATGTTTCTATTTCTTGTCTGGGAAGTTCGAGATTTATGGACTTCCTACGAGTGCTGAATATCCAGGCCTTTTCAAG GTGTGTAACCATAGGGGACAAGATTTTACTGATCCAGAAGAGACGCGCACCGATTACACTGAAGATATCGACCAGTTGAAGGAGTTCATTAAAACGCATGTACCTGGTCTGGTACCGGAACCGGCTATCATTGAAAACTGCATTTACACT agCACACCGAATGAAGAGATAATTCTTGACAGACACCCTGACCATCCAAACATCATCGTTGGCTGTGGATTCTCAG GTCACGGCTTCAAGTTGGCGCCTGTCGTCGGCAAGATCCTGAGTGAATTAGCGACTGGAGAAAAGCCTAGCTACGCTCAACTACCGTTGCGTTTACAAATCTTCCAGAAACCTGGTGCCACTGCTAAGTTATAG
- the LOC117290030 gene encoding peroxisomal sarcosine oxidase-like isoform X1, whose protein sequence is MANLSVINQTHYDCIVIGAGIEGSATCYQLTKKGVKTLLIEQFKLGHDRGSSHGQSRITRHAYLQKHYAMMMPECFETWARLEQEVGTKLYRNVGLLSVNGPPYKDYNHRGGNLQDMNKPIELLTARQVCQRWPGFSFQPEMKAFVDPSGGVLYADRCLKALQTMVVKQGAIIREEEKVLQIIPGKHVTIITDRGRYTAKSVVLTPGSWASQLLRPLGLYPPLKLTRIKVCYWSEKQPGMLSNYPCFYFLSGKFEIYGLPTSAEYPGLFKVCNHRGQDFTDPEETRTDYTEDIDQLKEFIKTHVPGLVPEPAIIENCIYTSTPNEEIILDRHPDHPNIIVGCGFSGHGFKLAPVVGKILSELATGEKPSYAQLPLRLQIFQKPGATAKL, encoded by the exons ATGGCAAATCTATCCGTGATAAACCAGACACACTACGATTGTATAGTGATAGGAGCAGGTATTGAAGGTTCAGCAACTTGCTACCAGCTGACGAAGAAGGGCGTCAAAACACTGCTAATCGAACAG TTCAAGTTAGGACACGACCGAGGCAGTTCCCATGGTCAGTCTCGTATCACTCGCCATGCTTACCTCCAGAAGCATTACGCCATGATGATGCCGGAATGCTTCGAGACGTGGGCACGACTCGAACAAGAAGTAGGCACCAAACTCTACAG AAATGTGGGTCTTTTGTCTGTAAATGGACCTCCTTACAAGGATTACAACCACCGCGGAGGTAACTTACAAGACATGAACAAACCCATTGAGCTGCTTACAGCTCGGCAGGTCTGCCAACGCTGGCCTGGCTTCTCATTCCAGCCTGAAATGAAGGCATTCGTGGACCCGTCAGGTGGGGTGCTGTATGCTGACCGGTGTCTCAAAGCTCTACAG ACCATGGTCGTGAAACAAGGAGCTATCATtcgagaagaagaaaaagtgtTGCAAATAATCCCCGGAAAACATGTGACCATCATAACAGACAGAGGGCGGTATACGGCTAAGAGCGTTGTTCTCACCCCGGGCTCATGGGCATCTCAGTTGCTGAGACCATTGGGACTTTACCCTCCCCTGAAG CTAACGAGGATTAAAGTTTGTTACTGGTCGGAAAAGCAGCCAGGAATGTTGTCCAACTACCCATGTTTCTATTTCTTGTCTGGGAAGTTCGAGATTTATGGACTTCCTACGAGTGCTGAATATCCAGGCCTTTTCAAG GTGTGTAACCATAGGGGACAAGATTTTACTGATCCAGAAGAGACGCGCACCGATTACACTGAAGATATCGACCAGTTGAAGGAGTTCATTAAAACGCATGTACCTGGTCTGGTACCGGAACCGGCTATCATTGAAAACTGCATTTACACT agCACACCGAATGAAGAGATAATTCTTGACAGACACCCTGACCATCCAAACATCATCGTTGGCTGTGGATTCTCAG GTCACGGCTTCAAGTTGGCGCCTGTCGTCGGCAAGATCCTGAGTGAATTAGCGACTGGAGAAAAGCCTAGCTACGCTCAACTACCGTTGCGTTTACAAATCTTCCAGAAACCTGGTGCCACTGCTAAGTTATAG
- the LOC117290029 gene encoding peroxisomal sarcosine oxidase-like isoform X3, whose amino-acid sequence MEFKLGHDRGSSHGQSRITRHAYLQKHYAMMMPECFETWARLEQEVGTKLYRNVGLMSVNGPPYKDYNNRGGALKDMNKPYELLTVQQVCQRWPGFSFQPEMKAFVDPSGGVLRADRCLNALQTMFVKQGGIVREEEKVLQIIPGKHVTIITNRGRYTAKSVVLTPGSWASQLLRPLGLDPPLKITRIKVCYWPEKQPGMFSNYPCFYFLSEKYEAYGLPSAEYPGLVKVCNHQGQDLTNPEDRNNEQFTEDIDKLKEFIIEHVPGLVPEPAIIENCIYTSTPNEEIILDRHPDHPNIIVGCGFSGHGFKLAPVVGKILSELATGEKPSFDQLPLHLKSFNKTVAKL is encoded by the exons atggag TTCAAGTTAGGACACGACCGAGGCAGTTCCCATGGGCAGTCTCGCATTACTCGCCATGCTTACCTCCAGAAGCATTACGCCATGATGATGCCGGAATGCTTCGAGACGTGGGCACGACTCGAACAAGAAGTAGGCACCAAACTCTACAG aaATGTGGGTCTTATGTCTGTTAATGGACCTCCCTACAAGGATTACAACAATCGCGGAGGAGCCTTAAAGGACATGAACAAACCCTATGAGCTACTTACAGTTCAGCAGGTCTGCCAACGCTGGCCTGGCTTCTCCTTCCAGCCTGAAATGAAGGCATTCGTGGACCCGTCAGGTGGTGTGCTGAGGGCTGACCGGTGCCTCAACGCTCTCCAG ACCATGTTCGTGAAGCAAGGAGGTATCGttagagaagaagaaaaagtgcTGCAAATCATCCCCGGAAAACATGTGACCATCAtaaccaacagagggcggtatacGGCTAAGAGCGTTGTTCTCACACCGGGCTCATGGGCATCTCAGTTGCTGAGACCGTTGGGACTTGACCCTCCGCTAAAG ATAACGAGGATTAAAGTGTGTTACTGGCCAGAGAAGCAGCCGGGAATGTTCTCCAACTACCCCTGTTTCTATTTCCTGTCTGAGAAATACGAGGCGTACGGACTACCTAGTGCCGAGTATCCGGGCCTTGTCAAG GTGTGCAACCATCAGGGACAAGACTTAACTAATCCAGAAGATAGAAACAACGAACAGTTCACTGAAGACATCGACAAGTTGAAGGAATTCATTATAGAGCATGTACCTGGTCTGGTACCGGAACCGGCTATTATTGAAAACTGCATTTACACT AGCACACCGAATGAAGAGATAATTCTTGACAGACACCCTGACCATCCAAACATCATCGTTGGCTGTGGATTCTCAG GTCATGGCTTCAAGTTGGCGCCTGTAGTCGGCAAGATCCTGAGTGAATTAGCGACTGGAGAAAAGCCTAGCTTCGACCAACTGCCTTTACATTTAAAATCTTTTAATAAAACTGTTGCCAAGttatag
- the LOC117290029 gene encoding peroxisomal sarcosine oxidase-like isoform X2: protein MHTSSWDNRTIIFKLGHDRGSSHGQSRITRHAYLQKHYAMMMPECFETWARLEQEVGTKLYRNVGLMSVNGPPYKDYNNRGGALKDMNKPYELLTVQQVCQRWPGFSFQPEMKAFVDPSGGVLRADRCLNALQTMFVKQGGIVREEEKVLQIIPGKHVTIITNRGRYTAKSVVLTPGSWASQLLRPLGLDPPLKITRIKVCYWPEKQPGMFSNYPCFYFLSEKYEAYGLPSAEYPGLVKVCNHQGQDLTNPEDRNNEQFTEDIDKLKEFIIEHVPGLVPEPAIIENCIYTSTPNEEIILDRHPDHPNIIVGCGFSGHGFKLAPVVGKILSELATGEKPSFDQLPLHLKSFNKTVAKL from the exons ATGCACACGAGTTCCTGGGACAACCGGACAATAATT TTCAAGTTAGGACACGACCGAGGCAGTTCCCATGGGCAGTCTCGCATTACTCGCCATGCTTACCTCCAGAAGCATTACGCCATGATGATGCCGGAATGCTTCGAGACGTGGGCACGACTCGAACAAGAAGTAGGCACCAAACTCTACAG aaATGTGGGTCTTATGTCTGTTAATGGACCTCCCTACAAGGATTACAACAATCGCGGAGGAGCCTTAAAGGACATGAACAAACCCTATGAGCTACTTACAGTTCAGCAGGTCTGCCAACGCTGGCCTGGCTTCTCCTTCCAGCCTGAAATGAAGGCATTCGTGGACCCGTCAGGTGGTGTGCTGAGGGCTGACCGGTGCCTCAACGCTCTCCAG ACCATGTTCGTGAAGCAAGGAGGTATCGttagagaagaagaaaaagtgcTGCAAATCATCCCCGGAAAACATGTGACCATCAtaaccaacagagggcggtatacGGCTAAGAGCGTTGTTCTCACACCGGGCTCATGGGCATCTCAGTTGCTGAGACCGTTGGGACTTGACCCTCCGCTAAAG ATAACGAGGATTAAAGTGTGTTACTGGCCAGAGAAGCAGCCGGGAATGTTCTCCAACTACCCCTGTTTCTATTTCCTGTCTGAGAAATACGAGGCGTACGGACTACCTAGTGCCGAGTATCCGGGCCTTGTCAAG GTGTGCAACCATCAGGGACAAGACTTAACTAATCCAGAAGATAGAAACAACGAACAGTTCACTGAAGACATCGACAAGTTGAAGGAATTCATTATAGAGCATGTACCTGGTCTGGTACCGGAACCGGCTATTATTGAAAACTGCATTTACACT AGCACACCGAATGAAGAGATAATTCTTGACAGACACCCTGACCATCCAAACATCATCGTTGGCTGTGGATTCTCAG GTCATGGCTTCAAGTTGGCGCCTGTAGTCGGCAAGATCCTGAGTGAATTAGCGACTGGAGAAAAGCCTAGCTTCGACCAACTGCCTTTACATTTAAAATCTTTTAATAAAACTGTTGCCAAGttatag
- the LOC117290029 gene encoding peroxisomal sarcosine oxidase-like isoform X1, with protein MRLAWNFMTSMMKRPDNSMDSHAHGQILTMEQTPYYDCVVIGAGIEGSATCYQLTKKGVKTLLIEQFKLGHDRGSSHGQSRITRHAYLQKHYAMMMPECFETWARLEQEVGTKLYRNVGLMSVNGPPYKDYNNRGGALKDMNKPYELLTVQQVCQRWPGFSFQPEMKAFVDPSGGVLRADRCLNALQTMFVKQGGIVREEEKVLQIIPGKHVTIITNRGRYTAKSVVLTPGSWASQLLRPLGLDPPLKITRIKVCYWPEKQPGMFSNYPCFYFLSEKYEAYGLPSAEYPGLVKVCNHQGQDLTNPEDRNNEQFTEDIDKLKEFIIEHVPGLVPEPAIIENCIYTSTPNEEIILDRHPDHPNIIVGCGFSGHGFKLAPVVGKILSELATGEKPSFDQLPLHLKSFNKTVAKL; from the exons ATGAGACTTGCATGGAATTTCATGACCTCCATGATGAAACGGCCGGACAACAGCATGGACAGTCATGCTCATGGTCAAATCTTGACCATGGAACAGACACCGTACTACGATTGTGTAGTGATAGGAGCTGGTATTGAAGGTTCAGCAACTTGCTACCAGCTGACGAAGAAGGGCGTCAAAACACTATTAATCGAACAG TTCAAGTTAGGACACGACCGAGGCAGTTCCCATGGGCAGTCTCGCATTACTCGCCATGCTTACCTCCAGAAGCATTACGCCATGATGATGCCGGAATGCTTCGAGACGTGGGCACGACTCGAACAAGAAGTAGGCACCAAACTCTACAG aaATGTGGGTCTTATGTCTGTTAATGGACCTCCCTACAAGGATTACAACAATCGCGGAGGAGCCTTAAAGGACATGAACAAACCCTATGAGCTACTTACAGTTCAGCAGGTCTGCCAACGCTGGCCTGGCTTCTCCTTCCAGCCTGAAATGAAGGCATTCGTGGACCCGTCAGGTGGTGTGCTGAGGGCTGACCGGTGCCTCAACGCTCTCCAG ACCATGTTCGTGAAGCAAGGAGGTATCGttagagaagaagaaaaagtgcTGCAAATCATCCCCGGAAAACATGTGACCATCAtaaccaacagagggcggtatacGGCTAAGAGCGTTGTTCTCACACCGGGCTCATGGGCATCTCAGTTGCTGAGACCGTTGGGACTTGACCCTCCGCTAAAG ATAACGAGGATTAAAGTGTGTTACTGGCCAGAGAAGCAGCCGGGAATGTTCTCCAACTACCCCTGTTTCTATTTCCTGTCTGAGAAATACGAGGCGTACGGACTACCTAGTGCCGAGTATCCGGGCCTTGTCAAG GTGTGCAACCATCAGGGACAAGACTTAACTAATCCAGAAGATAGAAACAACGAACAGTTCACTGAAGACATCGACAAGTTGAAGGAATTCATTATAGAGCATGTACCTGGTCTGGTACCGGAACCGGCTATTATTGAAAACTGCATTTACACT AGCACACCGAATGAAGAGATAATTCTTGACAGACACCCTGACCATCCAAACATCATCGTTGGCTGTGGATTCTCAG GTCATGGCTTCAAGTTGGCGCCTGTAGTCGGCAAGATCCTGAGTGAATTAGCGACTGGAGAAAAGCCTAGCTTCGACCAACTGCCTTTACATTTAAAATCTTTTAATAAAACTGTTGCCAAGttatag